A section of the Castanea sativa cultivar Marrone di Chiusa Pesio chromosome 12, ASM4071231v1 genome encodes:
- the LOC142620633 gene encoding uncharacterized protein LOC142620633 has protein sequence MDLWRFRNTFVLAISILELLCVSAEEKYKSAIGDPGMRRDNLRVAIESWNQCNEVGEEAPNMGSPRMADCFDVHGSESLLMLDHKVYERDNRLGIKDTSGEINASNADLYAAQKEIYLGKKCQVQDKPRPWQFWMIMLKSGNTDTTAAICPMNGMKAKPFPPEPRFPCFGKGCMNMPLMDHNYTKSVKGENGNTRLRGSFYGSWDLDANVTEAVTKNDTSYYSVTWEKELRKGSWVFHHLLKTSSKYPWLMIYLRSDATTGFSGGYHYQTRGMSKIIPKSPNFKVRFTLDIKQGGGENSQFYLMDIGSCWKNNGKPCNGDVTTDVTRYSEMIINPSTQPWCKPNNLQLCPPYHTLPNGTRIHRTDNANFPYNAYHLHCSPGNAQHLEEPYDLCDAYSNPQPQEILQILPHPVWGDYGYPTKKGEGWIGDSRTWELDVGRLSQDLYFYQDPGTGPVARYWPSIDLGTEIYISGNEVAEWTVSDFDIILP, from the exons ATGGATTTATGGAGGTTTCGCAACACTTTCGTGCTTGCCATTTCTATTTTGGAGCTATTATGTGTTTCGGCTGAAGAAAAGTATAAATCAGCCATTGGCGACCCTGGGATGAGAAGAGATAATCTTAGGGTAGCAATTGAATCTTGGAATCAATGCAACGAGGTTGGCGAGGAAGCCCCAAACATGGGAAGCCCAAGGATGGCTGATTGCTTTGACGTCCATGGTTCTGAATCACTCC TGATGCTAGATCACAAGGTGTATGAAAGAGACAACAGGCTTGGGATAAAGGACACTTCTGGAGAAATAAACGCCAGCAATGCAGACCTTTATGCGGCGCAGAAAGAGATCTACTTGGGGAAAAAATGCCAAGTCCAAGACAAGCCAAGACCATGGCAGTTCTGGATGATAATGCTAAAGAGTGGCAACACCGACACAACAGCCGCTATATGCCCGATGAATGGTATGAAAGCAAAGCCATTCCCACCAGAGCCTCGGTTTCCATGCTTCGGTAAAGGGTGCATGAACATGCCATTGATGGACCATAACTATACAAAAAGCGTTAAAGGGGAAAATGGCAATACACGACTAAGGGGCAGTTTTTATGGGTCGTGGGACTTGGATGCAAATGTTACAGAGGCTGTTACTAAAAATGACACTTCATACTATTCTGTGACTTGGGAGAAGGAACTTAGAAAAGGAAGCTGGGTTTTTCATCATTTGTTGAAGACATCGTCAAAGTATCCATGGTTAATGATATACTTAAGGTCGGATGCCACAACGGGATTCTCCGGAGGATATCATTATCAGACAAGGGGAATGTCAAAAATA ATACCAAAATCTCCCAATTTCAAAGTTAGATTCACACTTGACATAAAGCAAGGAGGGGGTGAAAATAGCCAATTTTACCTCATGGACATTGGGAGCTGTTGGAAGAACAATGGAAAACCCTGCAATGGGGATGTGACCACAGACGTGACTCGATACAGTGAGATGATCATAAACCCTAGTACCCAACCATGGTGCAAGCCAAATAATCTACAACTTTGCCCTCCATACCACACTCTTCCAAATGGGACTCGCATCCATCGAACAGACAATGCTAACTTCCCTTATAATGCATATCACCTACACTGCTCTCCAGGGAATGCTCAACATCTCGAGGAACCCTACGACTTATGTGATGCATATAGCAATCCTCAACCTCAAgagattttgcaaattttacCTCACCCGGTTTGGGGGGACTATGGATATCCAACAAAGAAGGGTGAGGGTTGGATTGGGGATTCGAGGACTTGGGAGCTTGATGTTGGAAGGTTGTCTCAAGATCTTTATTTCTATCAG GATCCAGGTACTGGGCCTGTGGCAAGGTATTGGCCATCGATTGACTTAGGGACAGAAATATACATTAGCGGCAATGAAGTTGCCGAATGGACAGTTAGCGACTTCGACATCATCTTACCTTGA
- the LOC142620634 gene encoding secreted RxLR effector protein 161-like encodes MEKCSTGVAPIQKKDKFSLMQCPQNEWERKQLGGIPYASTIGSLMYTQTCTRPNISFAIGMLGKYQSNPRLDHWKAAKKVMRYLQGTKDYMLTFKRSDNLEVIGYSDSNFGGCFDSRKSTFIYLFILGGGAISWKSSKQTITATSTIKAKFVTCFEATVHGLWLRDFISRLGIVNSISEPLRIYCDNSIAVFFSKNDKYSNVAKHMELKYLTVKEEVQKQRVSIEHISTQLMIVDPLTKGLPPKTFKEHVDQMGLERRT; translated from the coding sequence ATGGAGAAATGTTCTACTGGGGTTGCCCCAATTCAAAAAAAGGATAAATTCAGCCTTATGCAATGCCCACAAAATGAATGGGAGCGGAAACAATTGGGAGGAATTCCTTATGCTTCTACAATAGGAAGTTTAATGTATACCCAAACATGTACAAGGCCCAACATCAGCTTTGCAATTGGTATGCTAGGAAAATACCAAAGCAATCCAAGATTGGATCATTGGAAAGCTGCAAAGAAAGTGATGAGGTACTTACAAGGCACAAAGGATTACATGCTCACATTTAAAAGATCTGATAATCTTGAGGTGATTGGTTACTCAGATTCAAATTTTGGTGGATGTTTTGATAGTAGAAAGtccacttttatttatttgttcataTTAGGTGGAGGAGCAATATCATGGAAAAGTTCAAAGCAAACTATCACTGCTACATCCACTATAAAAGCTAAATTTGTGACATGCTTTGAGGCCACAGTTCATGGATTGTGGTTGCGTGATTTTATCTCAAGACTTGGAATTGTTAACTCTATTTCCGAGCCACTGagaatttattgtgataattctatagctgtgtttttctcaaaaaacgATAAGTATTCTAATGTTGCGAAACACATGGAATTGAAATACCTTACTGTTAAAGAAGAAGTTCAAAAACAACGAGTGTCAATAGAACACATAAGCACACAACTTATGATTGTAGATCCATTGACAAAGGGGTTACCTCCTAAGACATTTAAGGAACATGTTGATCAAATGGGTCTTGAACGTAGAACATAA